The window CCACATCAACGAGCCGGGCTGCGGCGTGCTGGAGGCGGTCCAGTCCGGCGACATCTCGCCGCGTCGCCATCAGCTGTACGCCCAGTTGCTGCACGAGTCCAGCCAGCAGAAGCCGTGGTAAGGTAGTCGCGTGGCGGCGTTGCGCCGCCGAGGGTGGCCACGATGAAACTGCTGCTGTCGACCGCTTCCCTGATCCATGCGGCGCACTGCCGCAACCTGCTGGATGCCGCCGGCATCCGTGCGGAACTGCGCAATGTCTGGCTGGCCGGCGCAACCGGCGACATTCCCTTCCAGGAAAGCGCCCCCCAGGTCTGGCTGCTCGATGCGGACCGCGAGGCCGAGGCCCTGGCCGTGCTGGAAGCCGCGGCCCGGCCGGTACCCGGCCCGCCCTGGCGCTGCGGCCGCTGCGGCGAATGGCACGAGGCCCAGTTCGGCGCCTGCTGGCATTGCGGCGCCAGCCGAGAGCCCGCCGGCACCACCGGCGCCGGCTGACGGCACCTCCGCCCGCGCGCAAACAGAAGGGCCGGCGCAAAGGCCGGCCCCATGCCATCGCGAGCGGCGCAGCGGCGTGCTCAGCCGACCCACAGCGCCAGCGACAGCATCGCCAGCAGCAGCATCCACAGCACCACCGCGCGCCACACCAGGCCCACCGCCGACTGCAGCGTACGTACCACGGGCTCGGTACCGAATTCCGGCGGGGCCGGCTCGGGGCCGCCGTCGTCGTCCGGCTCCGGCGCATAGTCCAGCGCCGGCCCTGCCGGGATGGCGCGCAGTACCACGGCGGAATCGTCCTCGGCCAGCGGCGTGCCCAGGCGCACACCGAGCGCGCCGCCGCCGCTGGCGAGCAGGATGCCGTTCACGCTGTCGTTGAACTTGCGCGCATGATTGCGCCAGGCGTAGACCGCGTCCTCGAAATTGCCGACGATGGCAAACCCGATCGAGGTCAGGCGCGAGGGCAGCCAGTCCAGCACATAGAAGGCTCGCGCGGCGAAGCGGCCCAACGCCGGGCTGCGCTCGGTCGACGGCTCGTTCCAGTGGCGGCCCAGGTACTCGGCGGTGCGGTAGAGCACCACGCCGCCCGGGCCGATCGGCACCAGGAACCAGAAGAAGACACCGAAGACATGGCGGTGGGCGGCGACGATGGCCGCCTCCAGCGTGTGGCGCACGATCTCGGTGACCGGCATCTCCATCGTGTCGAGCCCCGTCCACTCATGCAGCAGCGCGCGGGCTGCCGGCAGGTCGTCACGGTTGAGCGCCTCGTGGATATCGGTGAAATAGTGGCTGAACTGGCGGAAGCCCAGTGTCAGGTACAGCAGCAGCACGTTCCAGGCGAGCGTCAGCGCCACGCTGATCGAGGCCAGCAGGTAGTGCACCACCATCACCGCCAGCGTGAGCGGCACCACCACGGTGAGCCACGCCAGCCGCGCATCCCTGGTCCGTCCGGTGTCGAAGGCATGCTCGGCACGCCCGGACAGGACGCGCACGATGTCATAGATCGGATTGTTGCGGCCCAGGGCACGGAACTGCTCGGCGATCAGCGCGAGAAGGACGGAAACGAAGGTCATTGCAGGTCAGGATGGCGACGGCAGCCTGGCGGCGCCGGCAAGTGCCGGCATGGCCGCATGCCGTTAGCGAGAAGATAGCACATGCCCCCCGCCCCCGAACGGGCAAAACGCGCGCGGAATGCCGGAGGAACGCGACCGAGCATGGCATCGGCAGGCGCCGGCCGGCCGCCGCGGGCAAAAAACAAGCCCGCCGGCACGACCGGCGGGCTGTTTCGCGACGTCTCCACGGCGCGCGCGGCCGCACATGCTGCATGCGCCGCGCGCCGCCTGGCCTCGCTCAGGGCAGGTCGAAGACCAGCACCTCGGCGCCGCTGCCCTGCGACAGCTCCACCAGCGCCTCGCCCTCGAGGCGGGCCGCGTCGCCGGCCTCGAGCGCACGTCCATTGACGCTCACCCGCCCGCGCGCGACGTGTACGTAGGCGCGGCGTCCAGGCGCGATGTCCAGGCTGGCGCGCTCTTCGCCGTCGAACAAGCCGGCGTAGAGCCGCATGTCCTGGTGGACCAGGACCGAACCGTCGGCGCCGTCCGGGCTGGCCACCAGGCGCAGGCGACCCTGCTTGTCGGCAGCCTCGAAGTGCTGCTCCTGGTAGC of the Cupriavidus malaysiensis genome contains:
- a CDS encoding putative signal transducing protein; translated protein: MKLLLSTASLIHAAHCRNLLDAAGIRAELRNVWLAGATGDIPFQESAPQVWLLDADREAEALAVLEAAARPVPGPPWRCGRCGEWHEAQFGACWHCGASREPAGTTGAG
- a CDS encoding CobD/CbiB family protein, which codes for MTFVSVLLALIAEQFRALGRNNPIYDIVRVLSGRAEHAFDTGRTRDARLAWLTVVVPLTLAVMVVHYLLASISVALTLAWNVLLLYLTLGFRQFSHYFTDIHEALNRDDLPAARALLHEWTGLDTMEMPVTEIVRHTLEAAIVAAHRHVFGVFFWFLVPIGPGGVVLYRTAEYLGRHWNEPSTERSPALGRFAARAFYVLDWLPSRLTSIGFAIVGNFEDAVYAWRNHARKFNDSVNGILLASGGGALGVRLGTPLAEDDSAVVLRAIPAGPALDYAPEPDDDGGPEPAPPEFGTEPVVRTLQSAVGLVWRAVVLWMLLLAMLSLALWVG